The sequence AGTTTTGTTTACGTAAGATACTACGTTGCATTCACAAAATTTTCTACACCTCCTCgtgttacaataaattatttctctACCATCCTTATTATGGCTGTTAAGAACATTCACTTGCCAATAGTTACTCTGCACCTCATCTTTAaaactgtggccatgagttttGACACTGTCTTTGCTTTCTTAACGTTTGTTGCTGACTTGGTTACCTCTTCCAGTAAAATCTGCACAGACGTTTTCCTTGGTTCCAAAGTTCTTCAGAGCCAACCTCTGATCATCAGTATGTCTTCTAGTCTTCTGAGAGTAAGATAAGTTTTGTTGACTACATACAAAAGTTTGGTTTTTGGCTCTGAGGTTATTTGAAATTGCCTTTTGattaaaatctgaaacaaaaaacgaaatattttcattattttttcctGTGGAATTGAAACACCAAATGTTATaagtaaagaaatgttatatgTAAAGAAATAACTTAGACCTTTATACAAAGCCATAATTCAACATCAAAGATGGTCGAAGAATGTGATATAACAATTTGAGTTACTTTGAAGTATCAACTTGACATTATTTACAGCTAAAATTTAAAAACCATGACGGTACCACATGTATTCTATCCCAACCCAGCTTTAATAAAACACTCACAGTACCACACTTATGCATACACTACCCTTCACCCTACATCCAACTGTCTGTGTGGTATATCTAGTAGTGatttattcaataaattaaaaatatctattaatttatgaaatatccATTAAGATGAAGTTGAGATAATCAAGTTTGTAAGAAGTGTGTGTCCATAAGCCCATTCTTACAGTGATTGGTCAACTGCTGTTCAAAGTTCAGACTGAGGGAGAGTTATCCTGAGGAACCAAGAGAAATTCATCTATTTTGGAATATTCTgttcacattaaaaataaatccaacaaagtttatataaaacatgtttgaaaaCTGAACAAGgaagtaataaaatatagaactTGGTAAAGAAACAtgacaataaaaaatatcaaacaacagTATAGTAACTTGAATCAAATAAAGTCTAACCCCTTGACACTAAAGATACGTGCATCGTACGTAAACTTTCTACAAATCTGGTTTTAAAGAGCAAAACTAATTACTACTTCGtcttttaaacaacaaaacatgacAAACACAGCAAgtctaaacaacaaaaaaagatgaATATGGCAAATCTAAACAACAAAATGtgtgatataataaaattatattccttgAAAATGAGAGCCTAGTTTACCAACTCTCTGAATCAGTGTTTCCTTCCACTTACTAACATTACACTGGTCCaccaaaacaattaataaatattctatgaTTGCTTCTATTAACAAACCTAAAGTAAACTTTGCTGGAATACACCTAGAAATATAAGAAGCTGTAGAggttaaaataacaacaaatttacTGTGAAGATGGCCTGAAAAACTTACAGTTCTTTTCATAGTCCTGATACGTAAAACGTATTTTAAGAAAACGAATATTTATGTTATGAAAAAACCAATAAATGTTGTATTAAGTCTGCTAAATATTTGGGAAACCAATAGACACAATGTCATGAAACTCGTCAGTTAGAaggaattaattaaacaaaagacAATTCATGCAGTGTGGTGTGGTACATCACATGACCATGCATGTCATATTTCACATAGTCTTAAGTTTTAACttcataattttataaggaaataatgttgaaaatccTTAACATCTTCCTTGTCTCCTTCTTTGATAACTGTGACATTTACCCTCTTCCCCttctaatttatatattaacCTTCTAAGAAGTATGGaacataatacaaattatttattaaaatataattatttcccAGGCAGAGCACTGCTTGAGTTAATAAAGGAAACATTTGTCATTTTAACATAAATTCAGTTTTCTCTTACACAGcaattttcatacaaaaaatattttaacttcttgaAACAACTCTTCCCTCACAGtttcaaaaaacaatattaagagaACCACATTgtttcacagtaaaatatcaACATGTGTTAGACACGTTATTAGTGgatacatacatacaaaaattaaagctaaaTATCACACAATCCCAGTACAAGTATTATTAATTCCACCAGTTCCTatccacttttatttttaaatcactaaAATCACATCATATATCTTTGGCTCACTCAGTGTTTTTGTTACCTTCATTATTGTTCTTTGAGGGCTTCAAGAGTCGAGCTTCCAAAACCATGATTTTTTTGTACATCTGTTCAATCTcttttttcatcttattttgaGCCTAGAGAAAGTCAAGggttaaaataatacttaaagatGAACATGGAAACAAAATCCtcataagataaataaaacaaagcatGATCCACATGATCTTAAAGTATAGTCATAGCAAATCTTTATATGTTGCAAATAGTGGAAGTACTACGTAGTTTGTGGTATTCTTGAATCCATCAAGTAGTGTTCTCAAGGCATCATATGCTTTGCCACTGGACAGGATCACCACTGTCCTTTACATAGTGTATTCAACTTAGAACAATCTTTTCCGTGAGAAAACACGAGGCACTAAAAAGAATGATCCAAAACAATAAGTATCTTTGGCAAAATAAGTTTATCCAGATTTCAGAACCAACCCTCTATATGTTTAACATACCTTCTAATAATGCATACAAATGAACAGTTCACTTacctaaaagtttgtttttgaagttaacgcaaagctactcgagggctatctgtgctaactgtccctaatttagcagtgtgagactacaaggaagacatctagtcatcaccgccaactcttgggctactcttttaccaacgaatagtggtattgcccatcacattataacgaccccacagctgaaagggcgagcatgtttgatgcgacgggcattcaaacccatgaccctcagattacgagtcgaatgccttaacccacctggccataaacTATAAAGACAAAAGAAACATCCAGTACATTCTTGAATACCACACCCATAATGTCTTACATGTACACAAAACACAGATTAGTGTATGCGTACATTAAGTAAATTTAAAGTTGGCATTAACATATTTATTCTTATGACAGCTAGTAATAACTTCTAAAGACCTAATTTAATGATTCCATTCTATAAAAATCTggcttaataattatattttatgtgcaCATGACTTTTGTGTTCTATGCATTAGTAATTCTCACCATTTCACACGAAAACATGCTGTGTAAAATTTGTGAAAATCAATGTAAGAAAAAACAATGCTCAAACCTGAATATTAATTGTTCCTGACAAACCACTTAAGCTTGCTGGCTCTTCCCTGGATGCAGCTgaaaaacaaagtgtaaatattatattaccatGTATCTCatgattttaaactgttattagGGATTATGTCAATATTAATAACTCTTATCCAGTCTAAATGTTAAAAGTGTACAGAGTTTGTAAAAGGGTGTTATTAAACTTGGTACTTTATATGTTActtattgaatataaattcaGTACTTTACATGCTACTTAATGAATACAAATTCAGTACTTTACATGTTACTTAATGAATACAAATTCAGTACCTTACACGTTACTTAATGAATACAAATTCAGTACTTTACACGTTACTTAATGAATACAAATTCAGTACTTTATACGTTACTTAATGAATACAAATTCAGTACTTTACATGTTACTTAATGAATACAAATTCAGTACTTTACATGTTACTTAATGAATACAAATTCAGTACTTTAAACGTTACTTAATGAATACAAATTCAGTACTTTACACGTTACTTAATGAATACAAATTCAGTACTTTAAACGTTACTTAATGAATACAAATTCAGTACTTTACACGTTACTTAATGAATACAAATTGAGTACTTTACACGTTACTTAATGAATACAAATTCAGTACTTTACACGTTACTTAATGAATAGAAATTCAGCACTTTACACGTTACTTAATGAATACAAATTCAGTACTTTACACGTTAATTAATGAATACAAGTTCAGTACTTTACATGTTACTTAATGAATACAAGTTCAGTACTTTACATGTTACTTAATGAATACAAAAGTGGAAAATATTTCTggacttttttattgttttaagggAATCAAGATATACAAACACAATTAGGTTGGACAAAAATCTAAGTTCTGAATATAGATTAGATTTATTTGGTAAGAAGAATTTTATCACAACAATTAACATTCACAAATTTTCTTACACACTTATATGATGTACATATGAAGGGTATGTTTCAGGTTATTCaattatcattaaatttaaaacaaaacaaaacatgtctaCTATCAGATAATTTATTGGATTGTcactataaatacatgtataattgAAACCTAAATACACCTAAAATTACAGcagtaattaaatttatatttatttctttttcagttcAAATGGAACCTTAACTGGATTTAGAAATTCTGAAGAGATGTTTATATGCTAAATTATGTCACAAGTATATATCAACTTTAAGACATTTTCACTAATCTAATACAAGAACATTTCATTTGAGCTATTCTGCAAGAAGCTATTATCCATACAGCaactattacattattaaaaaacactttaaatcaaaatatgattttactgaaatgttttaatagttactgttaaatatctttttattttcatttcaagctTATATTACAGGAATTCTCTATCTTAGTACATAATTGCATTGTCACATTAGCAGGCCTCAGTCTCACATATTTATAAATTCTTTCTAGTTGCATTCAACAAATTTGACAGAAAACAGagttagaagttaaaaaaactaaattaaaatatattacgttGCTACATACGTGGCTCTGGCAAGTTCTTGAAACTGTGACTGGTTTGGTTACAATTCAGGTCTGCCTGGACATTAGCTATCACTCGGTTCATTGCTTCTGAATTATCACCTTCATTTCCAGAAGTCTGGCTTTCCTCTGACAAAATAGTAATAGGACCTGAGCATGTTGGTGGTTCTTCACAAGTTTCATCATCTAAATTGTTAAATTCTAAATCAGGCTCTTCTTCATACTGCCAAATTGAATACTTGTCCAGGTGACCCTTCTGGTCATGAATATATTTACTAGTACAACTGCTCAACTCCTGACTGATGGGTTCATCTAATGATTGGAAGATATCACAATCCTCTTCAACAGATTGATCCCACAAAAGTTCATGTTTTTTCATCATCTTACTTGGGCAATGATCATTTTCTTCCGAGTCAGAGgaatcaaatatttttcttattttttggaAATGTTTTACTCTCGTAaacttgtgtttatgtttctgactgtgaagtacatttttattaacatgttgatTACCAGAAGTTTCCTCGTGGTAACTTAAGTTGTTTCCCTGTTGTGTGTCTTGATCTCTCAAAATGCACCGTGGTGATGGGCTGACTCCGTGAGTCATCTGGCTGTTGCTTCTTGAAGAAGAGAACAATCTCTTCCTTCGAAAAATAATCTTGGACGCGTTACGAATGCCTTCAGTACGAAGTTCACTTCTGGGTCCAAGACAGTTTTTAGAATTCTCAGATACTTTTGTGTCTTTGTGTTCAAATGAATGCCTCTCTTGcgatttcttcaaaatatttcctAATGCTTTTAGTGGAGCAACTAATTCTTCTGCAAACAACCAGTCTGCATCTGAGGAGACATCATCGTCACAAACAAGCTCTTGAGAGAGCTGTGACTTATCATCACCATGTTTACTATCAGACACATTATGTGAGATACACTTTTCTGTTTCCTTTACTTTCAAAGTAGAATGCAGAAACTGTTTTTCTTCACAACATTCATTGAGATCCACCATGTTGGGGCAAATACTGACCTTACTTTTTACACTCTCTTTACCATCCACAACATTTTTGCTACTAACattgttttccattgtttttgGACTTCTATAACTGCAACACTCAAGTACTTCTAGTGGTGATACACAGGTTTGATTGCTATGTACATCATTCCGCTCGTTATGAATAGGACTTGTACAACTCAAGAGAGGCTTATTGGTATTCCTTTCACTATAAATTGGATTTTCTTCAAAAAATTCTGTGTCACTGTACATGTTTGTGTCGtctagatatttactgttatgaTTTTTTCCTGATATTTCCGTGTTCCGTTCAACATCTGTGTGATCAAAGTTTTGCTGGctagaattatataaataatttttagacTTATCACCCAGTTTTTCTAAGCATTTTATTGAAAGTGTTTTCTCTTGTATTTGTGATAAAACATTTGTACTCTCCAGGCTTTTAATATCTTCACAAATTGGAAAGCTACATTCATCAAATGAAATGTTAAGGGAATGATTATACGCACGTGGAATCATTTCACTGTCTCCAGTTGAGGACGTTCTCTGATAGTCTAACAGCACATATGGATCATCACCTTCATCATCACTGACCTGGGATTTCAAAACGTCATTGACCTGGTTTTGGGAACGTTGGTTATTTTTGATCCCACTGATCTCACAATCCCAGTTTTTGGACATCTGATCATTCCTGGCTTGATACATTTGATCATCATCTATTTGGTTTAAAGAGGTTTGACTGTCCTTTGGTAAACTTAATAGACTATGATTACCAAGAACATTATTGTACAATTTAGAATAATTCTTTATTTGAGGTACATCTTCACCTGTGATCCGGTCATCACTGGACTGGTACCTTGCATCATTAGCACCACCACATTCAtctaaatgttttgaaacatgaTTGCCACCTTCCTCCATACCATCATTGACTGGAGGTAtctgtttatcatttttattgtcTTGAGATATTAGGATACATTCATAGATATCTTTAACAGCAGTGCTGCTACTTTGAGATATCTTGTGACCATTAACTTCAGACACGTCTttcttttcagataaaaataTCTTACTGCAGTTACTTTTGTTTGAACTGATACAACTTGTTTTGGCAGCCTGGGAATTACTATCACAATAAAGTTCATCGACAGAACATGTTGAATCACTATTGAATCCAGAAGTCTGATCAAAGCCATCTGTTTTGGGGACTTATTTTCACCCGAAGGTGCTGTCTTTCATTGTCACTTGAACTCTGACCTGCTTTATCAGAACTTTCCTGATGAACAGATAAACTATCTTCAGGTACATATTCATTTGCAAATTCTTGTGAGAAGGATTTTGAAGAACTTTTACAAACTTGGGACAGGCCTTGACCTCCTGGGTTTTTGGTACAAACCAAACAGGACTTCTGATCAGGTTCTTTAAAATTTACCAGTAAGCTCTGTGATAATGTTAAGCCTTCTTCAATGGTGTCAACATTAAAGGTCTTTTTGTGTTGTACTTTTTCATCTACAGCTGTTACTGGGAGTTTAATCTTTGAAGATTCTTCTGGTCTTTCTGTAACCAAGGGATTACTTTGTTGTACTGGTTTTGTAAAACCTTTAACTTGATCTAAAACAGCAGTTTTAGGATATTTTATCAGCTTGTTCATTACTGTGGTTCTTGAGTGCTCCTTAGCCAGATTAATTTCTTCACAATTCCTTTTTAAAAACTTTGCTTCAGAAGAGTTTCCTGATATATCTACACTTTGTGAAAGAGCTTTTCCCTTACAGTCAGACATCATGGATCTGGCTTCATCCAATTTTTCTGGAAGCAGAGGAGTGATAAACTTTCTTTCTCTGGAATTTTTAAACTCAAGATCTAAAAAACTGTTTTTCCAGGATTGTTTGTAATGTGGCACAGTTTCACTACCAGTAGCTGTAGAGCTTTGTCCCTTTATATATGTTTCCTTATTCAAAAGTTGTGGTTTAATAGACAGTACAGTTACCTGTAGGTTTTCATCTATTACAGATAACTCTAAATTTACACAACTTTCTTTCCACCATAAACTTTCCTGCTTTTTTGAATTTACCAAATCTTTAAGTGGGTAACATATAGTATGTTTTCCATTTAAATCATTCTGTTCACTAACAGTAGTTGTATGAATTTTAGACAAATAATCAGATTGTAAACAAGGACAGGTGCATGTTTTATTTGAAGAGTCAATTTGTGGATAAGGAGGGATGCGTGTTTTATCTGAGGAATCATTTTGTGGCCAAAGAGAGATGGGTTTTTCATTCGAAGAGTCAATCTGGACAAAAGGATGGATGTGTGTTTTATCTGAAGAATCAACCTGGGTACAAAGAGAAACAGGAGTTTCATCCAAACAGTCCTTCTTTAAATGAGGAACATTCTCGCTCTGTGCTGTCATAGGAGTAGCATCATACATCTTGGTGACAAGTCCATTCTCAACTTGACTGTTTGAAATCCATTTGTCttcatttatacttttaattcCATCTATATTTATTCTCTGACACACTACTATACAGTCTTTTACCAAACTACAGTTGAAATGTTCCATTCTATCTTTATCCTGCACTCTTGTCTTTTCTCTGACTGGTGtttcacacaaaacaaaattatctgcATCAGGAATTGCAAGTGAACCTGAAGTACTAGATTTacttttttcaatttctttttcatCACCTAGAGAACGAAGTTCAGTACTTATGAATCCTTTATTTGGTTTTGTGCAGAACTGTGGTTCTGATATGTCATGTTGTTTCTTCAGGTATACATTTTGCATACTTTCTGACATCGTATTTGATCGACAACTGTTGTTACTTTTGAGGCAATGTTTTACCATTAAATCAACAAATGGTTTGCTAGATGCTTGCTTAAGTGACATGTGCTCTTTCTCTTTAACAGttgttaaatattcacttgtttCATTCACTTTTTCCAGTTCTTCCAAACCTTCAAATACAATATCTGTAGAAGTTAACACCTGAACTTCTACTGGATTTTGGACTGGAGATTCTGTGTCTTAGTGAAGGAATTATTTGCTGAAAATGGTTGATTACCACACCCTTTTGATGATAGTTGAAATAAATACCTTTTATTCTTATTCTGCCTTGAAGACTTTTGGATCTGAGACAGAGCACACTGTTTTGGGGAGTGCTGGCCTAAAGTTTGTCTGTTCCTTgccaattttgaaaatgttttgttgcaaGTTGGGCTTATATCAATTTGATTTGATGTTTGGATATTCTTGCTGTTTTGTTGGATATCATTCTTAACAAAAGACTGAGCATCAGTATTCTTGATCCATGACTGGTTGTCTTCATCTGGCATTTTATCATCATAAACAACTGAATTACCAATAGGATCTTTGGTAAGTACCTGATGGTCACACTTCTGTGCTTCATCACTTTGAGCCACTAAATCATCATGGGCATCTTCTGTTTGTTTAAAGTGATCATTTATTTCCTGCATATCTTGTAAACAAACACCAGAACTCCTGAGATTATCTTTCAGTTCTGAGTTTTCTTGAGATTGAACATTTCTCATATCCTTTTTTGCAGTTTCTAAATGGAGTTCATAAACTTCAGCTTCTTTAATCTTTTCCACTAAGTCAATAACTTTTTCTTGAGTTGATAGAAgattactattaattattttatttttttcttgttggcTTTTTCTCCTACTTTTACTTCGTCTACCATTCCCTCCCTGTTGTTTTACTGCAGAATCcaaatttatagattttttacTGTATTCTTTTGTACAAGTTGTTTTACAATCTCTGGAAAGATGCTCCTTTATGTCACAAGCTGGAGTACAAAACAAGTAAGGTTCTTCAAAATCATCTTCTAAAGAAACAGGTAGGGAACGAATAGTTTTTTCACACGTGTCCTTCTTCTGTTTCTTCATTCCCATTAAGTCTGGAACTTCACAACTGACCAAACCCTTGAGACCTTTAGATTTGGTAACAGGTAACTGTTGGTAGCTTTCTCTTTTTTTATCATCTCTTGATAATGAAGATCTTTTATCTTCATACAGTTGTTTTTCACATTCACTTTTTTCTTTGCTTGAAGAAtctaaaattttattgttgtctgGAGAACAGTTCAGTCTTGAAAACTTTTGTGGAACTTCAATGTCCTTGAAAGAAGGGTCAGAATCTCCAGTTGGTTTGGAAAAGCTTCCCATTGATAGTTCATgttttgatgtatttttgttgattttcttGGTAGAATAAGAGATGTGGTTTTTTAACAAAGGAATTTCTTGATTATCTTCAGAATGATTACTATAGGCTTCATTATCACCTGAACCTAGATAAGTTTTTGGTCTATGGACTGATCTTAGGTATGGTTTATCATTCTTACCTCTTTCAACACAGGATTTATACATTTTAGGAGGTACATAGTCCTGGTCAGAACATGAAGAAAGAACCACTTCATCCATGATATAAATCTCTGCTGCATTAGGCCTTTGGTCATTGTATTCAGATGAGCCTGTGAACATTTGATTTTCTTTGAAAGAATTTAGAGTCTCTTTCCtttgtttagtaatttttatgtttctctGCTTCCTT comes from Tachypleus tridentatus isolate NWPU-2018 chromosome 12, ASM421037v1, whole genome shotgun sequence and encodes:
- the LOC143234638 gene encoding uncharacterized protein LOC143234638 isoform X2, whose translation is MEYANRICQVVDSVSKTLQCVKCNHLLQDPVFTSCSHQFCRKCMISSFRYTNKVSCPFCKATVTKRNLKGKPQLQEVVSAVEQLVHAVSLDSGREVVSSEMEDLCVKTQDKEKSRVFSPHTDVTDRQKKNRWKEREQPEEEVIYVDSDTEDESSQHKSCGRSVNLNVKSGFPVARKGKSDETADHVNNNHPLKQVKENSLRNPVNNRVTTSTPMVSSTLKDLSKLILTPIEYLQEKTKSGNTTSRSFSKQERMQNQKVPEENVTSGLLVESETAAPQKPKKFFKGGWENKNISVNFPLGNESEPNIEEDPYEFISSQKTSKKKQSKRRVVNRRKQRNIKITKQRKETLNSFKENQMFTGSSEYNDQRPNAAEIYIMDEVVLSSCSDQDYVPPKMYKSCVERGKNDKPYLRSVHRPKTYLGSGDNEAYSNHSEDNQEIPLLKNHISYSTKKINKNTSKHELSMGSFSKPTGDSDPSFKDIEVPQKFSRLNCSPDNNKILDSSSKEKSECEKQLYEDKRSSLSRDDKKRESYQQLPVTKSKGLKGLVSCEVPDLMGMKKQKKDTCEKTIRSLPVSLEDDFEEPYLFCTPACDIKEHLSRDCKTTCTKEYSKKSINLDSAVKQQGGNGRRSKSRRKSQQEKNKIINSNLLSTQEKVIDLVEKIKEAEVYELHLETAKKDMRNVQSQENSELKDNLRSSGVCLQDMQEINDHFKQTEDAHDDLVAQSDEAQKCDHQVLTKDPIGNSVVYDDKMPDEDNQSWIKNTDAQSFVKNDIQQNSKNIQTSNQIDISPTCNKTFSKLARNRQTLGQHSPKQCALSQIQKSSRQNKNKRYLFQLSSKGCGNQPFSANNSFTKTQNLQSKIQ
- the LOC143234639 gene encoding uncharacterized protein LOC143234639, which gives rise to MEEGGNHVSKHLDECGGANDARYQSSDDRITGEDVPQIKNYSKLYNNVLGNHSLLSLPKDSQTSLNQIDDDQMYQARNDQMSKNWDCEISGIKNNQRSQNQVNDVLKSQVSDDEGDDPYVLLDYQRTSSTGDSEMIPRAYNHSLNISFDECSFPICEDIKSLESTNVLSQIQEKTLSIKCLEKLGDKSKNYLYNSSQQNFDHTDVERNTEISGKNHNSKYLDDTNMYSDTEFFEENPIYSERNTNKPLLSCTSPIHNERNDVHSNQTCVSPLEVLECCSYRSPKTMENNVSSKNVVDGKESVKSKVSICPNMVDLNECCEEKQFLHSTLKVKETEKCISHNVSDSKHGDDKSQLSQELVCDDDVSSDADWLFAEELVAPLKALGNILKKSQERHSFEHKDTKVSENSKNCLGPRSELRTEGIRNASKIIFRRKRLFSSSRSNSQMTHGVSPSPRCILRDQDTQQGNNLSYHEETSGNQHVNKNVLHSQKHKHKFTRVKHFQKIRKIFDSSDSEENDHCPSKMMKKHELLWDQSVEEDCDIFQSLDEPISQELSSCTSKYIHDQKGHLDKYSIWQYEEEPDLEFNNLDDETCEEPPTCSGPITILSEESQTSGNEGDNSEAMNRVIANVQADLNCNQTSHSFKNLPEPPASREEPASLSGLSGTINIQAQNKMKKEIEQMYKKIMVLEARLLKPSKNNNEDFNQKAISNNLRAKNQTFVCSQQNLSYSQKTRRHTDDQRLALKNFGTKENVCADFTGRGNQVSNKR
- the LOC143234638 gene encoding uncharacterized protein LOC143234638 isoform X3, which translates into the protein MISSFRYTNKVSCPFCKATVTKRNLKGKPQLQEVVSAVEQLVHAVSLDSGREVVSSEMEDLCVKTQDKEKSRVFSPHTDVTDRQKKNRWKEREQPEEEVIYVDSDTEDESSQHKSCGRSVNLNVKSGFPVARKGKSDETADHVNNNHPLKQVKENSLRNPVNNRVTTSTPMVSSTLKDLSKLILTPIEYLQEKTKSGNTTSRSFSKQERMQNQKVPEENVTSGLLVESETAAPQKPKKFFKGGWENKNISVNFPLGNESEPNIEEDPYEFISSQKTSKKKQSKRRVVNRRKQRNIKITKQRKETLNSFKENQMFTGSSEYNDQRPNAAEIYIMDEVVLSSCSDQDYVPPKMYKSCVERGKNDKPYLRSVHRPKTYLGSGDNEAYSNHSEDNQEIPLLKNHISYSTKKINKNTSKHELSMGSFSKPTGDSDPSFKDIEVPQKFSRLNCSPDNNKILDSSSKEKSECEKQLYEDKRSSLSRDDKKRESYQQLPVTKSKGLKGLVSCEVPDLMGMKKQKKDTCEKTIRSLPVSLEDDFEEPYLFCTPACDIKEHLSRDCKTTCTKEYSKKSINLDSAVKQQGGNGRRSKSRRKSQQEKNKIINSNLLSTQEKVIDLVEKIKEAEVYELHLETAKKDMRNVQSQENSELKDNLRSSGVCLQDMQEINDHFKQTEDAHDDLVAQSDEAQKCDHQVLTKDPIGNSVVYDDKMPDEDNQSWIKNTDAQSFVKNDIQQNSKNIQTSNQIDISPTCNKTFSKLARNRQTLGQHSPKQCALSQIQKSSRQNKNKRYLFQLSSKGCGNQPFSANNSFTKTQNLQSKIQ
- the LOC143234638 gene encoding uncharacterized protein LOC143234638 isoform X1, with the translated sequence MIYDFSCLREQMEYANRICQVVDSVSKTLQCVKCNHLLQDPVFTSCSHQFCRKCMISSFRYTNKVSCPFCKATVTKRNLKGKPQLQEVVSAVEQLVHAVSLDSGREVVSSEMEDLCVKTQDKEKSRVFSPHTDVTDRQKKNRWKEREQPEEEVIYVDSDTEDESSQHKSCGRSVNLNVKSGFPVARKGKSDETADHVNNNHPLKQVKENSLRNPVNNRVTTSTPMVSSTLKDLSKLILTPIEYLQEKTKSGNTTSRSFSKQERMQNQKVPEENVTSGLLVESETAAPQKPKKFFKGGWENKNISVNFPLGNESEPNIEEDPYEFISSQKTSKKKQSKRRVVNRRKQRNIKITKQRKETLNSFKENQMFTGSSEYNDQRPNAAEIYIMDEVVLSSCSDQDYVPPKMYKSCVERGKNDKPYLRSVHRPKTYLGSGDNEAYSNHSEDNQEIPLLKNHISYSTKKINKNTSKHELSMGSFSKPTGDSDPSFKDIEVPQKFSRLNCSPDNNKILDSSSKEKSECEKQLYEDKRSSLSRDDKKRESYQQLPVTKSKGLKGLVSCEVPDLMGMKKQKKDTCEKTIRSLPVSLEDDFEEPYLFCTPACDIKEHLSRDCKTTCTKEYSKKSINLDSAVKQQGGNGRRSKSRRKSQQEKNKIINSNLLSTQEKVIDLVEKIKEAEVYELHLETAKKDMRNVQSQENSELKDNLRSSGVCLQDMQEINDHFKQTEDAHDDLVAQSDEAQKCDHQVLTKDPIGNSVVYDDKMPDEDNQSWIKNTDAQSFVKNDIQQNSKNIQTSNQIDISPTCNKTFSKLARNRQTLGQHSPKQCALSQIQKSSRQNKNKRYLFQLSSKGCGNQPFSANNSFTKTQNLQSKIQ